DNA sequence from the Brevundimonas sp. NIBR10 genome:
GGCATAGGCGCGGTTCTCGTCCAGAAACAGATCGAGCTCCCCGACGCCGATCCAGGCGGGTGGCAGTCCTTCCAGTCCACTGCGCCGGGCCGGCGACGCATAGTCGGGCAGGTCTCGCCCTCCGGGTTCGGCCGCCAGATAGGCGGACCAGCCCAAGGCGTTCTGCCGATTGCTCCAAACAAAATTCCCGGCAGCATCCAGGTCGCGCCGTGCGGCCGTTCGGTCATCCAGCATGGGGCTGAACAGCCACTGCGCGGCCGCATCGGGGCCATCTCTGTCCTGGATGCGCTGGATCAGACCAGCGGCCAGCCCGCCGCCGGCGCTCTGGCCGCCCACGGCCACTCGTTTCGCATCTATGCCCAGATCGGACGCATGATCCTGCACCCACCGCCAAGCGGCGAAACAGTCGTCGAGCGGGGCCGGGAAGGAGTGTTTGGGAGCGAGGCGATAGCTGGCCGCAATCACGGGGATTCCCAGTTTTCGAGCCGTCGCGCCGCAAAGCCGATCATCGAGGACCGGGCTTCCGATGATGTATCCGCCACCGTGAATCCAGAGCAGGGCGCCCTTGGATTTTCGGACGAGGGGGACGTGAACCCTCAACCCACGCGTGGTGCCAGCGACCCTGCGCATCTCGACGCCTTCGGTGGCGATGGCCGGAATCAGACCGATAGCGGCGTTGATCGCCCATCGTCCGAGCGCGCTGTTGAACGGTGTGGGCGGCACCTTGCGCAGCGGCCCTTGGAGTTCGGCTGCGACCCTGCCGAGTTCCATCTAGTCCCCCAACATCATGCCGGCCGCCCAGCCGCCATCCACGGCGAGGTCAACGCCGTTGATGTAGGCTGCTGCATCGCTGGCCAGCATCAAGAGGGGCCATGCCTGCTCGACCGGCGTCGAGCGTCGGCCGATCGGTTGAGCGACGGCGTCGATCACTTCGCCGGGCACCCTGGTTTCGATATCGACCAGCATCGGGGTCTGGACCGCGCCGGGGCTGGTGGCGTTGATGCGGATACCGCGCCGGATCAGCGATTGAGACTGCTGAAGTGTCCAGACGATCAGGGCTTCCTTCGAAAAGGCGTAGCCGTTGGGGATCGTGTGCTTGTTGGTCTCGAACCAGGCGAGGCCCTCGGCGAACGAGGCTGTATCGATAAATGCGAGCAGGTCCGATCGTCGATTTCGCCACCGAGCGCCGCCGTTCGAGGAAACATTCACGATCGCGCTTCCGACGCTCATGTGATCGACAAGTTTCTTGGTCAGATACCGGGTGCCCAAAAAGTTGACGCTCACAATCTCGACGGCGGGCCTTGTCGGTGACATCCCGGCGCAGTTGAGGAGTGCGTCCAGCCGACCTTCAAATCCCAGTGTATCGATTGACACAGGGTCGCCGAGATCGACCTTGTTGAAGGCCGCAAGCGAAAGGTCCGACGGGTGCAGATCCATGCCATGCACCTCGGCGCCGGCCTCGATCAACAGCGATGCGGTCGCGTGACCGATCCCCGACGCGCATCCAGTGACGACAATCCGCTTGCCTGCGAAGCCGAGCGGATCGACCATGGGCGTCCTACTCGATCGTGCCGATGACGGCGCCGACGTCATAGGTCGTGCCAGCGACGCCCGTGATCCGAAGCGTGCCCGAGGCCGGCGCCTCGACCTCGTTGACCGACTTGTCGCTCTCGATCGAGTAGAGCGGCTGGCCTTCAGTGATGCTTGCGCCGTCCTCTGCAAGCCATTCGCTGAGGACGCCTTCCGTCATCGAGAAGCCGATCTTGGGCAGGATGATGTCGAATGCCATGGGTCTGTGCCTGTGGTCAGGAAACGGCCAAGGCCGCGGGAGTTTTCGCGCCGAGAGTGGCGCGGGCGGCGTCGGCGATATCTTTGACCGACACGATGAACAGCTGTTCGAGGCCAGGCGAGAACGGCACCGACGTATAGGGGGCACCCAGACGTTTCACTGGAGCCTTAAGTTCGCCGAACAACTCCTCCTGCAAGGTGGCGGCGATCTCGGCGCCGACACCGAACTGGCGGACGGCTTCGTGTGCGATCACGGCGCGACCGGTCTTGCGGACCGAGGCGATGACGGTCTCGCGGTCCCATGGCGAGATGGTCCGCAGATCGATCAGTTCGACCGAGACGCCATCCGCCTCCAGCTCCTTGGCCGCAGCCTCGGCGCGCATGAAAATTTCGGAGTAGCTGATGATGGTGACGTCGCGGCCTTCCTGGGCGATCCGGGCCTTGCCGAGCGGGATCGGCCCCTGGTCGGCCGGAACCTCGCAGGCATTGCCGTAGGCGCGCGAGCATTCGATGAACATACAGGGGTCGGGATCGGCGATGCAGGACAGCATCAGCCCCTTGGCGTCAGCGGCGTTCGACGGGGCAACAACCTTGATGCCCGCCGTGTGGGCGAACCAGGCCTCAAGGAAGTCGCTGTGCTGGGCGGCGGCCGCGATGCCGGCACCCGTCATCATGCGGATCACGATCGGAACCGTCGTCTGGCCGCCTGACATGAACCGCAGCTTTGCGGCGTGGTTTACGATCATGTCCATGGCCACGGTGGTGAAGTTCATCAGCATGATCTCGGCGACCGGCTTGTAGCCGTTGATCGCCGCGCCGATGGCCGCCCCCATGATCGCCTGTTCGGCGATGGGCGTGGACCGGACACGAGCATCGCCGAAGCGGGTGGACAGGCCGCGCGTGATGCCGACAACCCCGCCGCCTTCGCGGTCGGCCACGTCCTCGCCCAGGACGATGACCTTGGGATCCGCCACCATGGATTCCGCGATGGCCTCGTTGATGGCCTGGATGATGTTGATCTTGGGCATCAGGCGGCCTCGGTTTCAGCAGCGAAAACGTCGCGGGTCAGTTCGTCGGCGGACGGCAGGTCGCTGGCGAGAGCATACTGGATGGCCTCCTCGATCTGTTTGGCCAGATCGGCCTCAAGGTCGGCGAGTTGGGCCTCGGTCGCCACGCCGTCGGCGATTAGCCGGGCGCGGAAGGCCGGGACAGGGTCCTTGGCGATCGCCTCGGCCTTCTCTTCCTTGGTCATGTAGAAGTCGTCGTCGCCGAAGACGTGACCGAAGAAGCGGAAGGTCATGGCCTCGATCAGGGTCGGCCCATCGCCGTCGCGGGCCCGGTTGATGGCTTCATTGGCGGCTGCATACATGGCGAACGGGTCGTTTCCGTCCACGGTGACGCCGGGCATGTTGTACCCCACGGCGCGTTTGGAAATCTGATCAACCGAGGTGGCGTTCTCATAGCGGGTGTGTTCGCCGAACCGGTTGTTCTGGCAGACGAAGACGACGGGCAGCTTCCAAAGCGAGGCCAGGTTCAGGCTTTCGTGGAAGGCCCCGATATTGGAGGCTCCGTCGCCGAAATAGGCGATAACCACCCGACGCGTTCCATCAAGCTTGTGGGCCCAGGCCAGGCCGTTCGCAATCGGCATCGATGAGCCGACGATGCCGGTCGTCAGGATGGCTCCGGACGCAGGATGGGTGATGTGCATCGGGCCGCCCTTGCCCTTGCAGGTGCCGGTGACCCGCCCGGCCACCTCGGCCCACAGGTCCTTGAGCGGGACGCCCTTGGCCAGCATGTCGTGGATCCCACGATAGATGGTGCAGATCTGATCCTCATTGGTGAGGTTCACGGACACGGCGGACGGGATAACCTCCTGACCCCGCGGGGAATAATAGGGCATCATCAGTCGGCCCGACCGCACGACCTTCCGGGAGGCCTCGTCGTTCTGCATGATGAGGGACATCCGCCGGTAGATTTCGATCTGAGTGGCGGCATCCGGAACGGCTGCGTTCACGCCCTCGCCTTGCCCTGTCGTGGCCATCGATGCCGTCTTTCTGTGCTGGGCGGCGCAAACCTCGCGCCCCGGCCGGACTTGGCATCGCCTGCTCGCCAACAGCAAGGCGCGCCGAAGTGATTTCGCCCCGGCGATACCGCGTTTCAGCGGCGGTCGAGAAACACGGTCTGGTGCGCCATGCCGATCATGCCGTCCTGATCACCAAGCCGACTGTGCACCATTCCGATTCCATTTCCCGCGCTCTCGCTGCGCGTGTCGATCAGCAGCCACGGCCCCCGTGGAATCCGCGTAAGGTGGATCGAAACGTCGACGTTGGCGTAGGTCCAATCCTTCGACGAGACGAGGGGCCCCACGCCGGAACCATAGTCCGAAACCATCGCGACGCCTTCCAGCGCGCTCAAGGGGCAACCGGCGACGACTGAGACCTTCGGCTTCACCCACCATGCGCCGGGACCGGGATCAGGAAAGCCGCCGTGAAGGCGCACGGTGGTCGCGAAATCGGAATCGTGAGTGATCCCCACGCTCTCGGCGAGGTCAGGGAACGGGTGGGATGGCGCCGGCTCGGCCACAGGAGACAGGGCCGTTCTGACCCTCAGCGCAGACGCCCTGACCCAGGTCCGATTTCCCAGGGACAGTTCGACTTCGAGCACCTGCATTCGCTTGCCTTCGCGAACGATCCGGACAGCGGGTGTAAGGGGCGCGAGCGGCACGGCACCGAGAATATCGATCGTCAGCCGGGCAGGGGACATGGCGGCGGGAGCGGGGATCGTGTCCAGGACGTGGGCTGCAAGCCCAGCGAGCGCGACACCCATCTGGGCATTCGGGTTCCAGACGCTAACGCCCAGACCTGTCGGCGCAAAGCCGTCGCCGAGGCGGGTATAGAAGCTGTCGCTCACGCTCGTTCCTCGTGCCTACTTCTCTCAGCCAATTCACCCGCCGAGCTCGAAACTTGGAAGGTTCGGGGTGACCTAGCAGACATCCGGTCACTGGCGGCAAACGCCCCGGCGATACCGAGCACAGCAATGGCTCGGTCGTTTGACAGCGGTTCTTTTCGGCCCCTACGCCTCGCCATCCGATGAACCAAGGGCTCGAAGTTTGACCATGAATTCCATCGCGATCGTCGGCGCATCACTTGCCGGATTGAATGCTGCGGAGACCCTGCGACGGGAAGGCTTTGCCGGGCGGTTGGTAGTCTTCGGCGATGAACCGCACTTTCCCTACGACCGGCCACCGCTCTCAAAGGAGATCGCGCGCGGAGACTGGCCGCCGGAGAAGGCCGCGCTTCCGATCGACGCCTTGCTGGACGATGCGGAATGGAAACTGGGCTGTGCTG
Encoded proteins:
- a CDS encoding alpha-ketoacid dehydrogenase subunit beta, producing the protein MPKINIIQAINEAIAESMVADPKVIVLGEDVADREGGGVVGITRGLSTRFGDARVRSTPIAEQAIMGAAIGAAINGYKPVAEIMLMNFTTVAMDMIVNHAAKLRFMSGGQTTVPIVIRMMTGAGIAAAAQHSDFLEAWFAHTAGIKVVAPSNAADAKGLMLSCIADPDPCMFIECSRAYGNACEVPADQGPIPLGKARIAQEGRDVTIISYSEIFMRAEAAAKELEADGVSVELIDLRTISPWDRETVIASVRKTGRAVIAHEAVRQFGVGAEIAATLQEELFGELKAPVKRLGAPYTSVPFSPGLEQLFIVSVKDIADAARATLGAKTPAALAVS
- a CDS encoding thiamine pyrophosphate-dependent dehydrogenase E1 component subunit alpha: MATTGQGEGVNAAVPDAATQIEIYRRMSLIMQNDEASRKVVRSGRLMMPYYSPRGQEVIPSAVSVNLTNEDQICTIYRGIHDMLAKGVPLKDLWAEVAGRVTGTCKGKGGPMHITHPASGAILTTGIVGSSMPIANGLAWAHKLDGTRRVVIAYFGDGASNIGAFHESLNLASLWKLPVVFVCQNNRFGEHTRYENATSVDQISKRAVGYNMPGVTVDGNDPFAMYAAANEAINRARDGDGPTLIEAMTFRFFGHVFGDDDFYMTKEEKAEAIAKDPVPAFRARLIADGVATEAQLADLEADLAKQIEEAIQYALASDLPSADELTRDVFAAETEAA
- a CDS encoding alpha/beta hydrolase, which translates into the protein MELGRVAAELQGPLRKVPPTPFNSALGRWAINAAIGLIPAIATEGVEMRRVAGTTRGLRVHVPLVRKSKGALLWIHGGGYIIGSPVLDDRLCGATARKLGIPVIAASYRLAPKHSFPAPLDDCFAAWRWVQDHASDLGIDAKRVAVGGQSAGGGLAAGLIQRIQDRDGPDAAAQWLFSPMLDDRTAARRDLDAAGNFVWSNRQNALGWSAYLAAEPGGRDLPDYASPARRSGLEGLPPAWIGVGELDLFLDENRAYADRLRAAGIDVVIDTIPGAPHGFESWAYDTAIAQDFIKSAQAWLEKALDQPETAAGGNHERH
- a CDS encoding biotin/lipoyl-containing protein, with amino-acid sequence MAFDIILPKIGFSMTEGVLSEWLAEDGASITEGQPLYSIESDKSVNEVEAPASGTLRITGVAGTTYDVGAVIGTIE
- a CDS encoding coniferyl-alcohol dehydrogenase, coding for MVDPLGFAGKRIVVTGCASGIGHATASLLIEAGAEVHGMDLHPSDLSLAAFNKVDLGDPVSIDTLGFEGRLDALLNCAGMSPTRPAVEIVSVNFLGTRYLTKKLVDHMSVGSAIVNVSSNGGARWRNRRSDLLAFIDTASFAEGLAWFETNKHTIPNGYAFSKEALIVWTLQQSQSLIRRGIRINATSPGAVQTPMLVDIETRVPGEVIDAVAQPIGRRSTPVEQAWPLLMLASDAAAYINGVDLAVDGGWAAGMMLGD
- a CDS encoding thioesterase family protein, whose protein sequence is MSDSFYTRLGDGFAPTGLGVSVWNPNAQMGVALAGLAAHVLDTIPAPAAMSPARLTIDILGAVPLAPLTPAVRIVREGKRMQVLEVELSLGNRTWVRASALRVRTALSPVAEPAPSHPFPDLAESVGITHDSDFATTVRLHGGFPDPGPGAWWVKPKVSVVAGCPLSALEGVAMVSDYGSGVGPLVSSKDWTYANVDVSIHLTRIPRGPWLLIDTRSESAGNGIGMVHSRLGDQDGMIGMAHQTVFLDRR